In the Trueperaceae bacterium genome, one interval contains:
- a CDS encoding rhomboid family intramembrane serine protease: MSDLALAALVLAITGAYAVRWSRRLAPPWSELPAKTLAATGLALAVLASEVASSGDDPLATLALAVAAAYVLAPIALPSLGRAGAYGVARAATRVAYWTPPARHGIARVVAQAALRRGDLDAAGRWLPDDAHLLRVQWWAASERWDDVLADAPDRPAEATGPAEADNLALVDDARMRALLARGRLDDADALAARLARDAEADEAGPLTERVAVMAGARLAAARGRLAETQRRLQPPPSGVPAHELFAVLATAADRAEHAAAGDLWRRAYEAAPEGWRPRYAAHLEAAGRAVPHVRTHRPVATLALVATILAAFGAQEALDRTLDPVLTAVGALRPSSAAAAFLVGIPGVPDGEALWRWVSYALVHGGVLHVGFNAWVLFDLGRLYERRRRAGDLLGAFVLGTALGAWATGVLQAGDTVVLVGASGGVLGVAGALLADVLRGRSDADRALTRTLLQWMALITVFSFAVPGVSLWGHVGGVLGGVLYGFARQGLPATARISQGAGVAAIATLAVAAGAAGRIVASLL; this comes from the coding sequence ATGAGCGATCTCGCCCTCGCCGCCCTCGTCCTGGCGATCACCGGCGCCTACGCCGTCCGCTGGAGCCGCCGCCTCGCGCCCCCCTGGAGCGAACTCCCGGCGAAGACCCTCGCGGCGACCGGCCTGGCGCTGGCGGTCCTCGCGAGCGAGGTCGCGAGCAGCGGCGACGATCCCCTCGCGACCCTCGCGCTCGCGGTCGCCGCCGCGTACGTCCTGGCGCCGATCGCGTTGCCGTCGCTCGGGCGGGCCGGGGCGTACGGCGTCGCGCGCGCCGCGACGCGGGTGGCGTACTGGACGCCGCCCGCCCGCCACGGCATCGCCCGCGTGGTGGCGCAGGCGGCGCTCCGGCGGGGTGACCTCGACGCCGCCGGACGGTGGCTGCCCGACGACGCCCACCTCCTCCGCGTCCAGTGGTGGGCGGCGAGCGAACGGTGGGACGACGTCCTCGCCGATGCGCCCGACCGCCCGGCGGAGGCGACCGGCCCCGCGGAGGCCGACAACCTCGCGTTGGTGGACGACGCGCGGATGCGCGCCCTCCTCGCCCGCGGCCGGCTCGACGACGCGGACGCGCTCGCCGCGCGCCTCGCGCGCGACGCCGAAGCCGACGAGGCGGGCCCCCTCACCGAACGGGTCGCGGTGATGGCGGGCGCCCGCCTCGCCGCCGCCCGCGGGCGCCTCGCGGAAACGCAACGCCGCCTCCAGCCGCCCCCCTCCGGCGTGCCCGCCCACGAACTGTTCGCCGTGCTCGCCACCGCCGCCGACCGCGCCGAGCACGCCGCCGCCGGCGACCTCTGGCGCCGCGCCTACGAGGCGGCGCCGGAGGGCTGGCGACCCCGCTACGCCGCGCACCTCGAGGCCGCCGGGCGTGCCGTTCCGCACGTCCGCACCCACCGTCCCGTCGCGACGCTGGCGCTGGTCGCCACGATTCTCGCGGCGTTCGGTGCGCAGGAGGCGCTCGACCGGACCCTCGACCCCGTCCTCACCGCCGTCGGGGCGTTGCGCCCGAGCTCCGCCGCGGCGGCGTTCCTGGTCGGCATCCCCGGGGTGCCCGACGGCGAGGCGCTCTGGCGTTGGGTGTCGTACGCCCTCGTGCACGGCGGCGTGCTGCACGTCGGCTTCAACGCTTGGGTGCTGTTCGATTTGGGCCGCCTCTACGAACGCCGCCGGCGGGCCGGCGACCTGCTCGGCGCCTTCGTCCTCGGGACCGCGCTCGGCGCGTGGGCGACGGGGGTGCTGCAGGCGGGCGACACGGTGGTGTTGGTCGGGGCGTCCGGTGGCGTGCTCGGCGTCGCGGGGGCGCTCCTCGCCGACGTGCTGCGGGGCCGGAGCGACGCCGACCGCGCCCTCACCCGCACGCTGCTGCAGTGGATGGCGTTGATCACGGTGTTCAGCTTCGCGGTGCCCGGCGTTTCGCTGTGGGGGCACGTCGGCGGCGTGCTCGGCGGGGTGCTGTACGGCTTCGCGCGCCAGGGCCTGCCCGCCACGGCCCGCATTTCGCAGGGCGCCGGCGTCGCGGCGATCGCGACGTTGGCGGTCGCCGCGGGCGCCGCCGGGCGGATCGTCGCGTCGCTCCTCTGA
- the plsY gene encoding glycerol-3-phosphate 1-O-acyltransferase PlsY — protein MSLLLAVSFGLLGYLLGAVPAGLVVARLRGVDIRQVGSGNIGATNVLRAVGPGAAAVVAILDPLKGALAVLVPTLLGLDPWTVAFIGFATVLGNDYNVFLRFGGGKGVATSFGVFLVVDPTHALVGLAVALIAMVIGRYVSLGSLVGASSVPLMLLASGAAAPVDVTLAATLVALMFVRHRENLVRLAAGTERRLGTPRDAG, from the coding sequence GTGTCGCTGCTGTTGGCCGTGTCGTTCGGACTCCTCGGCTACCTGTTGGGGGCCGTGCCCGCCGGGCTCGTCGTCGCGCGCCTGCGCGGCGTCGACATTCGCCAAGTCGGGTCGGGCAACATCGGCGCGACGAACGTCCTGCGCGCCGTGGGTCCCGGCGCCGCCGCGGTCGTCGCGATCCTCGACCCCCTCAAGGGCGCCCTCGCGGTCCTCGTGCCCACCCTCCTCGGCTTGGACCCGTGGACGGTCGCCTTCATCGGCTTCGCGACGGTTCTCGGCAACGACTACAACGTGTTCCTGCGCTTCGGGGGCGGCAAGGGCGTCGCGACCAGCTTCGGGGTGTTCCTCGTCGTCGACCCCACGCACGCGCTCGTCGGGCTGGCGGTCGCGCTGATCGCGATGGTGATCGGTCGCTACGTCTCGCTCGGGTCGCTCGTCGGCGCGTCGTCGGTCCCGCTGATGCTCCTGGCCTCCGGCGCCGCGGCGCCGGTGGACGTCACCCTCGCGGCGACGCTCGTCGCGCTCATGTTCGTGCGGCACCGGGAGAACCTGGTCCGCCTCGCGGCGGGAACGGAGCGGCGGCTCGGCACGCCGCGCGACGCCGGCTGA
- a CDS encoding DMT family transporter, which translates to MPALAYAALLGVVVLWGSAFPVIKIGLEGLGVAHLTLMRHLVASLAFLAFLRVAGVRLRPRAADVPTFALLGFLGIFVYHTALNAGELRVSAGATSLIIASAPALTAVFAAILLGERMSRRAWAGSLTSFLGVVLIALGDGDALRFDPFAGFLVLAAVGTSLYFVLQQRILTRYRPLETTAFVTWAGTVPMVLFLPGLPGTLAAAPADAWVAAAYVGLFPSAVAYTLFTYAQSRAPVTRVATMLYGVPVVALAASWALLGEVPAPLTLVGGAIVITGIVIVQRARRAARPAPVPPAPPTPSR; encoded by the coding sequence ATGCCGGCGTTGGCGTACGCCGCGCTGCTCGGGGTCGTCGTGCTCTGGGGGTCGGCGTTCCCCGTCATCAAGATCGGCCTCGAGGGGCTCGGGGTCGCGCACCTGACGCTGATGCGGCACCTCGTCGCCTCGCTCGCCTTCCTCGCGTTCCTCCGCGTCGCCGGCGTCCGCCTCCGCCCGCGCGCCGCCGACGTCCCCACCTTCGCCCTGCTGGGCTTCCTCGGCATCTTCGTCTACCACACGGCCCTGAACGCCGGCGAACTGCGCGTCTCCGCCGGCGCCACGAGCCTCATCATCGCGTCCGCGCCGGCCCTCACGGCGGTGTTCGCCGCGATCCTCCTGGGGGAACGCATGTCGCGCCGCGCCTGGGCGGGCAGCCTCACGAGCTTCCTCGGGGTGGTCCTGATCGCGCTCGGGGACGGCGACGCCTTGCGGTTCGATCCGTTCGCCGGGTTCCTGGTCCTCGCGGCGGTCGGGACCAGCCTCTACTTCGTGCTGCAGCAACGCATCCTGACCCGCTACCGGCCGCTGGAGACGACCGCCTTCGTGACGTGGGCGGGGACGGTGCCGATGGTCCTGTTCCTCCCCGGCCTGCCCGGCACCCTCGCGGCGGCGCCCGCCGACGCCTGGGTCGCGGCGGCGTACGTCGGGCTGTTCCCCTCCGCGGTCGCCTACACGCTGTTCACGTACGCCCAATCGCGCGCGCCGGTCACGCGCGTCGCGACGATGCTGTACGGCGTGCCGGTCGTCGCGCTCGCCGCCTCGTGGGCGTTGCTGGGGGAGGTCCCGGCCCCCCTCACGCTGGTCGGGGGCGCGATCGTCATCACCGGGATCGTGATCGTCCAACGCGCGCGCCGGGCGGCGCGACCCGCGCCCGTCCCCCCCGCGCCGCCCACGCCGTCGCGCTGA
- a CDS encoding Hsp33 family molecular chaperone HslO, which translates to MAHLLRGLTADGAIRAIAADTTDLVDDAVRRHRTSPTAGAALGRTLTATSLLSHVLLKHPDDRVTLRIDGGGPLGGIISEGGLDGSVRGYVARPDVAPPLRDDGKLDVGGAVGRQGSIEVIRSHAPYGDPFSSSVELASGEIGEDVAGFLARSEQIPSAVLLGVYFEGGAVHTAGGVILQAMPGAPDAALDLLEANVRAFGSLTDGMRRDGLLASLHELTWGMEMGLMTDEALPLRFACRCSDQKALEALAYFTPDERERMIAEDGGAEAVCHWCGERRWIGPDAIRSLADAGDEVRCPDCGALWYRRTGTVTMREGEICACGRPVELPS; encoded by the coding sequence ATGGCTCACCTGCTTCGCGGCTTGACCGCCGACGGCGCGATCCGCGCGATCGCCGCCGACACGACCGACCTCGTCGACGACGCCGTCCGACGCCACCGGACGAGCCCGACCGCCGGCGCGGCGCTCGGGCGGACGTTGACCGCGACGAGCCTGCTGTCGCACGTCCTGCTCAAGCACCCCGACGACCGCGTGACGCTGCGCATCGACGGGGGTGGGCCGCTTGGGGGGATCATCAGCGAGGGCGGTCTCGACGGCAGCGTGCGCGGGTACGTCGCCCGACCCGACGTCGCGCCACCCCTCCGCGACGACGGCAAACTCGACGTCGGTGGCGCCGTCGGGCGGCAGGGCTCGATCGAAGTCATCCGGTCGCACGCCCCCTACGGCGACCCGTTCTCGAGCTCGGTCGAGCTCGCCTCGGGCGAGATCGGCGAGGACGTCGCGGGGTTCCTCGCGCGTAGCGAACAGATCCCCTCCGCGGTGCTGTTGGGGGTGTACTTCGAGGGGGGCGCGGTCCACACCGCCGGCGGCGTGATCCTGCAGGCGATGCCGGGCGCGCCGGACGCCGCCCTGGACCTCCTCGAAGCCAACGTCCGGGCGTTCGGGTCGCTGACCGACGGCATGCGCCGCGACGGGCTCCTGGCCAGCCTCCACGAACTGACGTGGGGCATGGAGATGGGGTTGATGACCGACGAGGCGTTGCCGCTCCGGTTCGCCTGCCGGTGCAGCGACCAAAAGGCGCTCGAGGCGCTGGCGTACTTCACGCCCGACGAGCGCGAACGCATGATCGCCGAGGACGGCGGCGCCGAAGCGGTCTGTCACTGGTGCGGCGAACGCCGCTGGATCGGGCCCGACGCCATCCGCTCGCTCGCCGACGCCGGCGACGAGGTCCGCTGTCCCGACTGCGGCGCCCTCTGGTACCGCCGGACCGGCACCGTCACCATGCGCGAGGGGGAGATCTGCGCCTGCGGCCGTCCGGTGGAGCTGCCCAGTTGA
- the coaD gene encoding pantetheine-phosphate adenylyltransferase — MIHAVYPGSFDPLHNGHVDLIHRAARIYDRLTVAVLDNPAKRAAFDVGRRVAILREATADLETVQVDRFQGLLVDYMRRVEGRVIVKGLRAISDFEYELQMAHLNRQFNADVETTFIMTATRWSYVSSSRVKELARYGADVSGLVPAASLEAVRSLAAEAGVAPGGAGPAPDG, encoded by the coding sequence ATGATCCACGCCGTCTACCCCGGCAGTTTCGATCCGCTCCACAACGGGCACGTCGACCTCATCCACCGCGCCGCGCGCATCTACGACCGGCTCACGGTCGCGGTGCTCGACAACCCCGCCAAGCGCGCCGCGTTCGACGTCGGGCGCCGCGTCGCCATCCTGCGCGAGGCGACCGCGGACCTCGAGACGGTGCAGGTCGACCGCTTCCAGGGGCTGCTGGTGGACTACATGCGGCGGGTCGAGGGGCGCGTGATCGTCAAGGGCCTGCGCGCCATCAGCGACTTCGAGTACGAACTGCAGATGGCGCACCTCAACCGCCAGTTCAACGCCGACGTCGAGACGACGTTCATCATGACCGCCACCCGCTGGTCGTACGTGTCCTCCTCGCGCGTCAAGGAGCTCGCCCGCTACGGCGCCGACGTCTCCGGCCTCGTGCCCGCCGCGTCCCTCGAGGCGGTCCGGAGCCTCGCCGCCGAGGCGGGCGTCGCGCCGGGCGGCGCCGGCCCGGCGCCGGACGGCTAG